In Pseudophryne corroboree isolate aPseCor3 chromosome 7, aPseCor3.hap2, whole genome shotgun sequence, a single window of DNA contains:
- the LOC134944010 gene encoding cyclin-dependent kinase 5 activator 1-like yields the protein MWNCMPFPCCRKARRPDEDSSGNHRTENSETARPAERCSLISRFRRFMSKRRQGKMGGTNITHLITESRKDSMLSCVDLPALIQASHDAPDKEPGRDQEVRSPAKSNTVQASTSDLFSCLMEFLCRRCKEFVELSPTYIALWITAVDNFLYQYWRNVSFITPTNLVFLYMLCRDVMSSELLSEWELIASLSTCLYVSYAYVGSELSYPLMPFPVECSKEAFWSRCLYVINLMSAKMLRFHADPQYFAQVFEDLKAEGGQKDITSA from the coding sequence ATGTGGAACTGTATGCCATTTCCGTGCTGCCGCAAGGCGAGGCGGCCTGATGAGGACTCAAGTGGGAACCATCGCACTGAGAACAGCGAGACTGCAAGACCTGCCGAGAGATGTTCGCTCATCTCGCGCTTTAGGAGATTCATGTCTAAGAGGAGGCAAGGCAAAATGGGTGGAACCAACATTACCCACCTCATCACTGAGAGCAGGAAGGATTCCATGCTATCCTGTGTGGATCTCCCAGCCTTAATACAGGCCTCACATGATGCTCCTGACAAGGAACCTGGTAGAGACCAGGAAGTGCGCTCACCTGCAAAATCCAATACGGTGCAGGCATCGACCAGCGACCTGTTCAGCTGTCTAATGGAGTTCCTCTGCCGCAGGTGTAAAGAATTCGTGGAGTTATCACCAACATATATTGCTCTATGGATAACCGCTGTTGACAACTTCCTCTATCAATACTGGCGGAATGTCAGTTTCATCACTCCGACCAATCTAGTGTTTCTCTACATGCTCTGCCGAGACGTCATGTCATCCGAGCTGCTCAGCGAGTGGGAGCTAATCGCAAGTCTATCAACATGTCTATATGTATCCTATGCATACGTGGGCAGTGAGCTCTCCTACCCACTGATGCCGTTCCCTGTTGAATGCTCGAAGGAAGCCTTTTGGAGTCGTTGCCTCTATGTTATCAACCTAATGAGTGCAAAGATGCTCCGCTTCCatgctgacccccagtattttgCCCAGGTCTTTGAGGATCTTAAAGCTGAGGGTGGACAGAAGGATATTACATCAGCTTAA